Below is a window of Rattus norvegicus strain BN/NHsdMcwi chromosome 5, GRCr8, whole genome shotgun sequence DNA.
ATTCATGCCCCCGCCCCACCTCATTTCCGTGCTTTTACAGACACACAAAGGCCCGGCATTTTGTCTGTCAGCTTCATTATGTTATGGTAATATTTTACTATAAGCTtttgattttaaataaattatttaaaccaCTGAAACCCTTGTATCTTCCATccttctttaaaacaacaacaacaacaacaacattttaGGTTACTCAATGTCTGGtttagataataaaataaaatccttatTCACATGTATATGGAGAGAGTCTTATTCGCCTGGTATAAACAAAGTGAAGCACAACGGAATTTTGAGCAGATGATTTTATTGTGGCTTTTCTATATAGAATTTTCAATAGGGCACTGTACACTGTAAAATATCCCATTAGGCCTCCCCTCTTAACATATCCTTTATGCAAATCTTTCCGCCTGCAAATGCTTAAAggtctctttttcattttatgaaatgATTCCTTCCTTGATCTTCAGTTATTCTCCTACTTGGAGTCCAAAATATACTTAACCCTGAGCTATAAACATCTCCCCTACATTTAAAAACAGTTTGGCAAAAATAAGGTTTTAAATAAGCAATATTGACCTATATATGCAAATCATAGCATAACAGAATCCACCTCAGGTGGTAAAGTGAAGATACTGAGGTCCACCAGAGACCTGCAGGACTCGAGTTCCAGGAGAGTGAACCAGAGGAAGCCACAAGAACAGCcgagcctgctgctgctgctgctgctgctacactGCACCCCACCCCAACCTGGATTTTTGCATGCTTCCACGAAGAAAGCAAACACACGGAGAGAACTTTGCAGTTTTCTTAGTTTCATTTTACGTAAGAGATTAGGTAACTTTATAGCTCTTCCTAAAACGCAATTCCCCTTGGAGTTTGGGGGTGTTTTTTTCAGTGATAGAGCCTGTAGCTAGTGCACCCACAGTTCCATCCTGAACATCCTGGTTTTCATAGGGTTCTGTAATCATTTGAGCAAGTTACATGAAGGTGATTTGGTGGCAAGGGACGAAATTGACAATGTGTTGAAGAGGAATTTAAAGTGTTTACATTTTCATAAGCAGAGCCAATATACATACATtccctaatttaaaaataaagctgtCTAAAAATGATGCTTTGGGGATTCAAATCTTCTAGCAAGATCTATATTTTAATCTTCCCACTGTATCACTTTTTCTTTATTATGGCTTTTGTTGAAACACAGTGAGTGTTCTGGGGCCCTTCTTCATTGATGTTTGGTAGCACCAATAATTTTAAGTTCACCTGGGCTTGCTGATTTCCCTGACATAGCACAAATTACCATATCGTGGATCTGTTGAGGTCTGAAGTTGGAGGatatttttaggatttttttttcctcacaggtTTTCTTGGGCTGTATTTTGCCTGCCAAATATGTGGGTCTTGCTTTGACTGGAAGTGGTGGTGTTCAGTTTTGATTTGTAATTTTAAGATCTTACCCTAATGAGGGAGATTTGCACTACAAAGAGAAATAAGTCATCGCTGGAAATTGCTGCTCGCCTCTAAAAGGCATGCTGTACTTCAGACATAGAAGCAAGGAGGTCAGGACTCCACAGGACCCTGCTGGGATACGTGGGGCGGCATCCCTGGGTATTCTTCTAAATAAAACTGATTTACTCTTTCCCACCATCACCCCTCCAAACCAGTAGAGTTGGTGATGTAGATATGATCTCCTATTGGCGTCTGACTCTGCTGGATACCACTCCTTCTTTGTTCTGTGAAAGCCTTTTCCTGCAAGGCTGCTAACACCTACACTGTCAGTTACCACTATCTGATTGCGTCTTATCTGTGGTTGTAGCCCTGGGGAGGGAACTGGTCCTGAggagactgaaaaagaaatggaaggagtGCCTGGGCCGCATGTGGTGGAAGGTGGATCTAGGGTCTAACTTCTGGTTATTtggtcttgtttaggcagccaACTGAATTAGCATCTTCTCTAGGAACTGAGAGGGTTGAGAGGAAGGGAAAATCAGGGAAGGTGGCAGGAGCTGAAGAATGCAGGGATCAATATCTGAGCTGTGTAGAGCTCCTCCAAGAACCACTGGGGCTCTTGGGACCTCAGGATGCTCAACAAACCTCTGAGATTAGCTCTGCCAACCAGTCATTCATTCTCAGTCTGAGGTCATTTCAAATACCTCGGTATGAGTGTAGCAGGTTGAAGTTGTGTGAGGGACCCATCATCCCATGGCTTCAGAGATGGGTCAAAACAGCAAGTATCCTTTTTAGGAATCTTAAATGAGCTAGTGCATTTACAGTTAGAGCCTGGGGTCACAGCCCCGGACAGATTTCCCAAACCTGAAAGCCATCTTTATGGAGGCAAGACTCCCACAACTCAGTTCTTCGCTCATATAACACTCAAGCCATCCCTGATGTGCAACTTTTATGGGGCTGGGCTTGGGCAATGAAATATGCTTGACTGGTGATATCAGACAAGACTGTGTAAAACTCAAAAGGATGATGAAGATGATAAGTATCCCCGCTGCTCCCAGTCTGAGGACAACATTTATTACCTTGAATCTCACTTTTCAAGTTGCCTAACTTTGGGGGGTGGCGAGCACGGTGGTACAgatctttaattctagcacttggcaGAGTGCTATGCGTTCCAGGCCAGTCCGTTTACACAGCAAGTGCCAGGCACCCAAAGGTACtctatctcaaagaaacaaaacaaaacccagttaaaaaaaaaacctacatttaaattaaatattttacattgtATTAAATCTATTAAATATGTCAGTCAGAAGGGACACACACATTTGATTCTCCCAGTGGCTAAGGCAAAAGAACAAAGAATCCAGGCCAATCTGTGCTACATGGGGAAACTgtcttaaaatcaaacaaacatctttaatcatagcacttgggaggccagaGGTAGGTGGATGTAGGCAGATCACTGTGGTTGGAGGTCagtctggtttacacagtgagttcatagggagaccctacctcaaagtgtgtgtgtggggggtctcTACTCCCAAACCTAACAACCGTCTCATTCCAGATTGTAGTTGAGCTACAATCCAACACCATATTGCTGTGATCTGAGGCAACTTTCACTCTTCCTGTACTGGTCTTCATCAGATATTTTCTTAGGGTGATGTCTACACAGAACAGTTGAATGTAGTGTAAGCATTTATACAGTTCTCATCCTGTGCTATAAAATTGACTGGGGTTACAGCTCAGTTCACAAAGTACTCAGAGAATCCTGGGTTTGGCCCCCAGGACTATATAAACAAGATTTAGTGGCCGAAGGCCAGTAATCCAAGCATCCAGGAGGTGTTCAGATGCTGATTTCAAAACCTGCCTAAGCTAAATACATGAGGCCCtgtctaaaaattattttttcttgcttGTAAAGGGCCATATTAGAAATCAGGTATATGGAAATGTGAAGTTAGAGAAAATTCATACTTAGTACtataaaattttttatatttaaaaatgaaacaatactCATTATTTACATAATTCAGAGTTCAGAAACACAGCATCACAGAAACTTCTGGGCTGGGATAAACCACACAGAGGGTCCGGGGAATTAAGGGTTTCAGTTTAAGGAAGTGCAGGGTACTACAGcgtgaaagaaaaagagaggtgtctttcgtgtgtgtgtgtgtgtgtgtgtgtgtgtgtgtgtgtgtgtgtgtgtatgtatgtatttataggtatttttgaggcagggtttctttgtgtagccatggctgttctggaactacctctgtagaccagactggcctccctTGAGTGTTGTATTTAAGGATGAGCCACTGAGCCAGGCTTGAGAGATATCTTTTACAGAGTGAAAACACTGGTCCAAATGTGTCAAATAGCTTTgctattagaaaatattttttggtgATTCATATCACTTTATGAAAAAGAGTTATCCCAATGTTAGGAATAATGGTGGAGTTTATTCCTATCACAGTGATTCTAGTAATTAATCAATGTGAAATGACAGATCTGTAAAATGTTAGAGACACTGGCAGTAGTAGGCTATTCCCTTTCTATACTAGGACGACAATGATGTCTTAAAActcaaaaagggggggggttgttttttatGTAGAACACAGCATCAATTTGGGATCAGGTACATATTGAAATATTGGTTTATGTCAACTGCAAGGCATGGCAAActatgggaggaggaggaagaggaggaggaagaagaagaagaggaagaggagtagcAGCTGCTATAGAGAGCCCCTAAAGAATGATGAATAAAGGAGTGTTTGGTCAATGTGAAGGAGGACCTTGTGATGTTAATCAGAAATGTGTATCGGTACTGGAGAACGAACCCAGTGCCATTTGCAGACTACCATTGACTACTAAGTCCCTCACAGAATTTTATCATACACATTTTCAGTCACACAGGGATAAAACGTTCTAAATAAAGCATCATAGAAACTTTCAAAAACGTTGAGATATTGATATCTTACATACATGCATCAGTAATGCGTGTAAGGAATGTCTAAAGTGTGCACCTGAGCCAGTGTAATTAGCACCACATAAGTCAATGTACTGTGGCATAATAGTGATATATAAACACGAGGTGCATAATTATAAAGACACTGGTGACTAACACTTCCAATATTTCTATTAAGTGCTTGGTTTCAAATAGAAAGCTGGGGAATTGGACATATTTTAGCACACATTTTATTTATGCCGTGTGTCCTATCATCAGATACTTGATGATAATTGGGCCTTTTACATAATGAAGGCACTTCTACATAATTTTACAAATAATTCCTaaaacattcttttgtttttttacttgtGACAAATGATTTCTTTTGACAAACCTATTTTTATTATTCCACAGATTCTACATCATGGGGCATAGTCTGCATTACAACTTCTAATACTCTAAGTTGACATTTAtctttgtgtttcattttgtttcaaataGCCCAGATGGCCTATTATGTACGTAATAAAGGATTACCTTGAGCCCCAGATCCCCTGCCTCTATTACCAATCGGTGCCCGGTCCTTTCAGTGCTGGAATTTCAGGAAAGTGCCACCATATCCAGCAACTCTGCCTCTTGTGGATAGAACCTGGGATTTTGGACGTGTTAGGAATATAGCTCAAGCCCTATCTGTAACTCTAAGGGCCCACAATGTGGTGTTTTATATTCCTAAAAATATACAATTTACATATGGTTAAAATTTCTGCCTCCTAACCACAGATTCCCAAAGGCACCGAATTACttgtataaaataattaataggGAGAAATATTAACTAATAAAACAGCTTTTTAATAGAGCTGGGCATCAACAACTATCCTCAGATGCACATATCATAAAGGCGAGATGTTGTATGctgtgcagaaaaaaaaatcaccattaaGGAAGATGACTCGGATCCCgtgaatgtttttaaatgaactaAAATCAAAGCTAGCAACAAGTCACAAAAACCTTTATAAATGCCCTACTAACTTTTGGCAAAAATTAAATTTCaagtccctttaatcccagcatcgcGGCAGAGGtgaatctttgagtttgagggcagcctggcctagagagtgagttcccggacagccagggctataaagagaaactcttatcttgaaaaacaaacaaacaaacaaacaaacaccaaaaaccaaacaagtaaacacaatttgagttttccttttctgtcctttcattttctttatggcCCAGGACACTGCTCCAGCTTCTCTAGCCCTCCTTGGTAGTGTTAATAGTTTCACATTTCCGTAACTAAAAGATAATTGACACTGTGATAAACTTTTCCTAGGGAGTGGGAGGTTTCACTTTGGAACCCGTATTCTCCAAGATTTTTGTACACTGCATGTACATGTacgtactttttttttcctttcagttttccAGATCACCGGATGTAAAAAAAGCTGCACAGGTTCGATTTTTCAAGCACTAGGCCTCATTTAAAACTTATGTTAAATTGTGGTCTGTGAATCTTAAAATATTACTGCCTCTGACTCTTCCGGGACCGCAGGTGTAAATTCTAATCGTGCACTGAGAAAGCACTGTACTAAACAGTTTCAGTGAATTTAGGCCAGCCAGTAAAAAGTGTTCACCTCTATGGTCAGCCAAGCCTATACGGGGCAAGGAATCTTAGAGAATCGCGTGCTTGCTTTTGTGTAGCAGCTActgaatttttcatattttaggaagtccatttttgttcctgtttttctctctctctctctctcctctctctctctctctctctctctctctctctctctctctctctctccccctacctccatccctccccccccacctctGCTACCCCTGGTGGATGGGGGCGAAATAAGTAAACCCTTAGAAAACAAGACAGGTATTTCCCCCTCCTGCACCCCAGGGCGAAATAAAGAGCTTTAGAAAACAAACCTCTTTACCTAaagggtagtgtgtgtgtgtgtgtgtgtgtgtgtgtgtgtgtgtgtgtgtgcgtgtgtgcacacaaatacGCCTGCAGTTTCCTAACTTATAACGAGGATATGTAGGAGTCACTCATTTCTAAGACAAGCAAGTAGGTTTGGAAATAGTCTTAGGCTTTTTGTAGGATTGAGGAGGAGCGTGAAGCCGACCCCTTCAGACTCACCgagtgagagagagaacaccatcTCCAAGAAACTAAGCCGAAGTGGAACAGcgacctctcccctcccccacctaaAGTCCCCACCCGGACACATCCTCCTTCTACCTCGTGGAGCAGATGCATAGAAGCACGCGGAACCACAGCACCTGTGCGTGCAGCGTTGCAGGGCCTTTCCTACCTGGTCCAGGATGTGGCTGCGGCCCTCTCCGCGCGATCCTCTCTGGCCTCAACACCAAGGCCACGAAACCTCGTGTGCCGTTCGCTGACCTGGGTCGCGAGGATCCCAGGAACTGCACCAAGAAAACCCTCACTTGGGGTGAGCGCCCTGTGCGCCGAATCCTCACAGTGACCACGAACCTGCGACCCATGCTCCTGCGGCCGAACTCTCCCAGCAGTGGCATTACTGTGACAAGCGAGGTGAGAAGCGCCGCCCCCAGCCCCTTCGGCTAGGAGGCACCTCGCGACCCACGCGCCGCCCCCGGCCCATCTCCGCTCCACGCCCATCTCCGCCCTCAGGCGCGCCCCCGTGTCCCATGCGCGCGGTCCCCAGTCGCGCGGGAAAGCTTCCCGGAGGCGCCCAGGGGGAGGCGCGCGCGGGGCCTGTCGCATCCGGGGTCCCGCTGCCTCCCGCGCAGGGCACGCTCCGGATCCCGCTCGCTTCGCTCGCCACCCATCGCGGTGACAGCTAGCGCCGCGGGACGCGTGCGCACCACCCGCCCCCTAGCTGTAGCCGCGTCCTATCGCGGCCGGCCGGCTACGTCTCGTGTGCCGTTCTGTTTTCGCTCTGCTTAACTTTTGGGACCCCGTTCTCTCAGTCTACGCCTGACGCCCCTCGGTGAGGGTTCTCCGGCTCCGAATCCAGctctaaaaagaaggaaaaaagaagatcCGCGAGGCCTGCCTTGGGCCGGCCCGCCAATCAGGACGCGCGCGGGCGTTTTGAACGCTAGCGGTTCGCTGCGCTCCTCCGGTGGGAACAGCGCGCAGAGGAGAGCGGCTGAGTGTACAGGGGGCCAGGGCCTGCGCGTCGCTGCGGACCGGTAAGTGTGGCCGGGCCAGGTCCGGCAGACACGAGGCCGCAGCCCGAGGACGTTGTTTATTTTCGGTTTTAAGCGCGAGCGCTAGCGGAGCATCCCCGGCTCTTCCTCTTTCCCCGCCCCGTGTCGCCTCCCTCTCCggtcccctcccccctcccggcTGCCCCCTTCTCCGCTGCCTCCCCGCCTCCACCGCGGCCCCCGCGGAACAGGAAAAgtgggggaaggagaaaaaggagcgGTTGAACCCAGGGACGCGCCGGCCGAGACGGAGGGATCGCGCTTGGTCAGTCCTGGCTCGTGCGGGTCCGGAGCTCGGAGCTTGAGAAAGCGGCAAGTAGAACCCAGGATCCTTCTAGCAGGCCTGCGAAGGTGCTCGCGGGACAGAGGGCTATCGGTCTGGACCTGTTCTGAGTTCACCAGCGGAAGCCTAGCTGGTCTGGGTGGCCCAGCTGTGCAAGGTGGCGTGAGACCCGGACTTGGATTTGCGGCCCTGAGACTTGGTGGCTTCTCCTTTACGAGCTCCGGCCTAGTGTTCTGGCTGCAGTAAAGTATCAATTCAGGGCGACAGCTGGCAGGGTCTTACAGAGTGGACTCCAAATACCAGTACTAGACATAGGAGGATGGCAAGACCTGGGAATAGCCAAACTAACTCAGCTAAAGGCCTTGCTGAAACTGAGAGGTCAGGGCAGGACCGGCTGCTGCTTTTCCATTCCCCTGGTGTATGACATTGCAGTAGATCTGCAGTAGACCTTGCAATAGAACCTAGGCTGAAGCATGGATCCGCTAAATAAAATGAGTTCGAGGGTCTCTTATAAGGACCCCCTAAGTATCCGTGTAGggttaaaacaaaacccaaagcagtGCATACCTCTGGTTGGCTTCACAGAGAATTTGAGTTTCCCAAATACCATGGTTGGCCCTGGGGCTTCTGGCTACCCTACCTGGAATTTCCTCTACTTCAGAAAACTGCCGCTCCTCTAGGTGTCTGGAGTTGAAAAGCTGAAAATCTGGACTTTTAAGTCCCTACCCCCCGTTGCCCACTGTCTATTCTCTATCTGTTGGATGAGAAGGAATTGTGCATTTTTCATCTTCGTATAAATGCAATCACGAAGGTATTGGAGTTCCAAGTGACTGTTGGCTATGTGCTCTTCAAAAAGTGAATAATGAACTAATAATGAATATGTGGCTTTACTTAAACTCGAAGCACCCATTTTATCTTCAGAGTTGCCCTTTGAATGAGAGACTTTTGTCCTTATTTTGCAGGGGACAAGACTGAGGTCGAGAGGCTCAAGTCTTGAACACTACTTGGCTTCACACGTACAGGCTAGACTACAGGATGATCACTGGATTACCGGgtggtgatctctctctctctgttgtcaAAGGATCAGCTACAACTGAAAGTCAGTTATCTGTGAGTCACTCTGCAAACAGAATCCATGAAAGCTGGAACTTTGCTTTGCTCTCAGTGGTCTAGAAACCTGacagttttgtgtcttttataaaagaaaacactatTCTGTTTTGGATTAGCAAACTCATTCTGTAGTGAGAATAGGAAGGATTCCTCTCCTCCCCACACAATGTGGGGGAAGATGTTCATCTCTCagggccttttctttttttgaggggTTAGGGTtatggaaatagaaatgaaaattgcCATCACTGAGCTCTATAATTGCATCTTGGCTCTATAATTGACTGACTTCCATTACTGATTTTATCCTCATTGCAGGGACTCAGACACAAATCACCCTACAACACAGACCACAGGGcaggggagatgactcagtgggtcaAGCACTTGCCATACAAAAGCATTGGGgactgaattcagatcctcatgACCCCACTACTATAGAGGTGGAGAAAGGAGGTTCTCTGAACAAGGACTAACTGGATTGGCCAAATCAGTGAGTTGGGCTCTAGTGAGAAATTCTGCCTCAGTATATAAAGATTGACATTTGACTTTACCTTTAACCCCCACACTGGCATGTGAACCCTCTCACATCCATCTATACGCAGGAGCATGGTTACACATGTGCTCCTTGAACTtactcagttaaaaaaaaaaaaaacaggccagCGAGTAACGGGGCATGGCGGCAAATAGTTATAATATATGTACTgtagaggccaaggcaggaagcatATGAATATGAAGCCAGCATGGGAGACCTTTTTTCAAAACATCCAAAAATGAGGGCTAGGGGAGATGGTTTGGTAGAAAAGTGCTTCCTTTACAAATGTGAGTGTCCAAGTTTGAATACCCAGAGCTCAAACTGGGCCTAGTAGCCTGCCTGTGTAAGCCCAGTTTCAACAGCTGGGTGGTAGGTAGGTGGAGACAGGACAATCTCCTGCGGGTCTGTCAGCTTGACATACAAAGCAGCAAATAAGGCAGAAAACAACTAACCTTAGAGTCTGTTCactgatctccacacatgtgcccTTACACACGAACTTGCATACACAGATACCTCACACcaaaggttaaaaacaaaaccaccccaAAGATGGAGATTTGAGACGCAAAAAGAACTGCAAAGAATGTAAACTATGTTATATACAAATGgccaaagaataataaaaaagacaatatcagggctggagagatggctcagcggttaagagcactgactgctcttccagaggtcctgagttcaattcccagcaaccacatggtggctcacaaccatctgtaatgggatccgatgcctttttctggagtgtctgaaaacagctacagtgtactcatataaattaaataaaataaatctttaaaaaaagacaatatCAGCAAGTAAAAGAATGAAAGCAGAAATGATAGCATGGAGCTGTAAGtggcagagagaaagggagtgaGTGCTGTCAGGATGCACTCTTCCTTGATTCTGTTAGAACTTGCTGTAGTTTTATTTTGGAAACACTTTACAATGTATCAAAGTTGTTGGCATACCTGTACCCTTCGACCCAGGTGTTTCATTCTTATAATTTAAATAAGTATCCAGAAATACACAAATATGTGAAAATATATACCCATGTATATACTTACAGACAGCATATGGAATTATAGGAAACTGCATGTTAGATGGTCATTTTACATAAGTTTTGAACCAACAAGTCTAGTCATAAAGCTCGTGTATGAAAAatatgttatgtatgtgtatacatacgtATCTGTAAGCATGGGGaagtgtgtgcgtatgtgtataaagaaaaattgtgaacatacacacatgtatagatATAGCTGTTCCTTTTGCTGCAGACATTTCACTTCAAATTATTTCACTCTGGATCTTGGCAATGTGGAGGCCGGGTTCTTTATAATAGTATACagtaacaaagaaaaaggaataaacaTGAACATGCATTGGTGATACTTTGTTTTCTAAAAGCCATGACTCATCAACCAAATCAAGACTCACCCACAAATACAAAATTGCGGAGCTGTGAAAATGGAGGTGCTTCTGTATCTGTGGGCAGCAGGGACTGTCAGAAAGCTCATAGTAGCAGGAGAAAGTAAGTACTAGAGTAGTGGTGGTCtgatttgtatttttaatgtgttGAGGTAGGCATGTTTATAACTACACAATTCACACATTcactctttgtgtctctgtctctgcctctctctctctctctacacacacacacacacacacacacacacacacacacacacacacagttaccttTTGCTATTAAGAATAGTTTAAAAAGTCTCAGTTTTTATTTAATACTTGCTGCTTTTCTGAACTGTTTGAAAGTTTGCTGTTGACAAGAAGTAGAGATCAATTATCATTTAGTAAATGTGGAGCTGGTTAGTAAATATGAATTATTTATTAGTGTTTTGAAGTTGCTTTCCAGAAGTATAGGAAGCTGCATGTTAGATGGttgtgcatatttatatattttacataagtTCGAACCAACAAGTCTAGTCTCATGTATAAAAAATGTTATATATGTACATTCATACATATCTGTTGCTTTCAAGTAACTAATAGGGCCAACACCATCATGGTCTAAATCTACTAAATATGGTATACATATACTAGTTACTTGGAGGTGGAATGGAATGTCATTTAATTTTTTCCCagaaggaagataacattcatttttatgtttactttaaaaattaaacagacCAAAAGTGAATCCTGGAATAGGTTTGTTGTGGTAACTTGGTGGCTGTCCAGAGACTAGGAGGCAATAGGGAATGATCAGATAGTTTTTAGGCATGGGGTATAGCTTCTAACCCCAGGTGGTGTGTGAGCAGGGGAAACCATGAGAAGTTCCTCTGTgtaggagggaaagggaaagagcaTCTTAACCCTTAGAAGAAGCAGGGAGCCACTGACTGCACATCTTCCCAGTCTTGGAAGAAAAGCCCATTCCCAGTAACATGCTGACCTGTCCTTGTATTTGAGAGTATACTACATTGTTAGTGCTTAATGTTTTTGTATGTCTCttctaaacatattaaaaatatgtaacagCATACCGTGAGATATTATTTACATCTTacttagaaacaacaacaaaaccaaatttaacagCATTACATCTCTCAGGAAGATACAGAAACCTTTCTCATTGCCCTCTGATTTGGGAGTCCACTGACAGCTAT
It encodes the following:
- the LOC134479006 gene encoding uncharacterized protein LOC134479006, whose amino-acid sequence is MRQAPRAPPPGRLREAFPRDWGPRAWDTGARLRAEMGVERRWAGGGAWVARCLLAEGAGGGASHLACHSNATAGRVRPQEHGSQVRGHCEDSAHRALTPSEGFLGAVPGILATQVSERHTRFRGLGVEAREDRAERAAATSWTR